A stretch of the Magnetococcales bacterium genome encodes the following:
- a CDS encoding acetyl/propionyl/methylcrotonyl-CoA carboxylase subunit alpha — protein MKKILIANRGEIACRVIRTARKMGIATVAVYSDADRRALHVSMADEAVHIGPPSSSESYLVAEKILDAIAKTGADAVHPGYGFLSENAGFCRALQERNVTFIGPDVPALLAMGDKIASKELAKKSGVNTIPGCQDVIKTAEQAIEVSRQVGYPVMIKASAGGGGKGMRVAYNDKEAAEGWELACNEGRSYFKDDRVFIEKFIENPHHIEIQILADRHGNTLYLNERECSIQRRNQKVIEEAPSPFLDPATRRAMGEQAVQLARACNYVSAGTVEFVVGADKQFYFLEMNTRLQVEHPITEKITGLDLVEQMIRVARGEKLSFTQEEVKLNGWAMECRIYAEDPYRNNLPSVGRLVYFRPPAETPHVRLDTGVFEGGEVSIYYDPMIAKLVTWGEDRHEAIKYMRFALDNFMIRGPAHNIDFLNAIMRHKRFVAGNLSTNFIAKEFPEGFKGVPLEGDEKRLFAAAAACLQQDYNSLLKHIPPKQELVVTINEEDIPLTIHRRPGINIVEFSPEMVMEIADSHRPGIDMATFHACEESHTFQFKRLVEGFHLTKSGIRATAIIRTPFHNQLAKFMPIKESTASAKMILSPMPGLVLRILTSVGAEVDAGEALLVLEAMKMENIIRPEVKGKIKKIFIEPGDTVEADAPLIELE, from the coding sequence ATGAAAAAAATCCTCATCGCCAACCGGGGCGAAATCGCCTGCCGGGTCATACGCACCGCCCGCAAAATGGGCATTGCCACCGTGGCGGTCTATTCCGACGCCGACCGCCGTGCCCTGCATGTCAGCATGGCCGACGAGGCCGTCCATATTGGTCCGCCATCCAGCAGTGAATCCTATCTGGTGGCCGAAAAAATTCTCGACGCCATTGCCAAGACCGGAGCCGATGCCGTGCATCCCGGCTACGGCTTTCTCTCCGAAAATGCCGGCTTCTGCCGTGCCTTGCAGGAACGCAATGTCACCTTCATCGGCCCGGATGTGCCCGCCCTCCTGGCCATGGGCGACAAGATTGCCTCCAAGGAACTGGCCAAAAAATCCGGGGTCAACACCATCCCCGGCTGCCAGGATGTGATCAAGACCGCCGAGCAGGCCATCGAGGTCTCCCGTCAGGTGGGTTACCCGGTCATGATCAAGGCTTCGGCGGGGGGCGGCGGCAAGGGAATGCGGGTGGCCTACAACGACAAGGAGGCCGCCGAAGGGTGGGAACTGGCCTGCAACGAAGGCCGCTCCTACTTCAAGGATGATCGCGTCTTCATCGAAAAATTCATCGAAAATCCCCATCACATCGAAATCCAGATCCTGGCCGACCGCCATGGCAACACCCTCTACCTCAACGAGCGGGAGTGTTCCATCCAGCGGCGCAATCAGAAGGTGATCGAAGAGGCACCCTCCCCCTTCCTGGATCCGGCAACCCGGCGCGCCATGGGCGAACAGGCCGTGCAGCTCGCCCGGGCCTGCAACTATGTCTCTGCCGGCACCGTGGAGTTTGTCGTCGGGGCCGACAAGCAGTTTTACTTCCTCGAAATGAATACCCGCCTCCAGGTGGAACACCCCATCACGGAAAAAATCACCGGTCTGGACCTGGTGGAACAGATGATCCGGGTGGCCCGTGGCGAAAAGCTCTCCTTTACCCAGGAAGAGGTCAAACTCAACGGCTGGGCCATGGAGTGCCGCATCTATGCCGAGGATCCCTATCGCAACAACCTCCCGTCGGTCGGGCGTCTGGTCTATTTCCGCCCGCCGGCTGAGACACCGCATGTCCGCCTGGACACGGGGGTTTTCGAGGGGGGTGAGGTTTCCATCTACTACGATCCCATGATTGCCAAGCTGGTCACCTGGGGCGAGGATCGTCACGAAGCGATCAAGTACATGCGCTTTGCCCTCGACAATTTCATGATCCGAGGACCGGCCCACAACATTGACTTCCTCAACGCCATCATGCGCCACAAGCGCTTCGTGGCGGGAAATCTCTCCACCAACTTCATTGCCAAGGAGTTTCCCGAGGGATTCAAGGGGGTTCCCCTGGAAGGGGACGAAAAGCGGCTGTTCGCAGCGGCGGCAGCCTGTCTGCAACAGGATTACAACTCCCTGTTGAAGCACATTCCACCCAAGCAGGAGCTGGTCGTCACCATCAACGAGGAAGACATTCCCCTGACCATTCACCGCCGGCCCGGGATCAACATTGTCGAATTTTCGCCCGAGATGGTCATGGAAATTGCCGATTCCCATCGTCCCGGGATCGACATGGCCACGTTCCATGCCTGTGAAGAGTCCCACACGTTCCAATTCAAGCGGCTGGTCGAAGGATTCCATCTGACGAAGAGCGGCATTCGTGCCACTGCCATCATCCGGACCCCTTTCCACAATCAGCTCGCCAAGTTCATGCCGATCAAGGAGTCCACGGCCAGTGCCAAGATGATCCTGTCGCCCATGCCGGGTCTGGTGCTGCGCATTTTGACTTCGGTGGGTGCCGAAGTGGATGCCGGCGAGGCGCTCCTGGTCCTGGAAGCCATGAAGATGGAAAACATCATTCGGCCCGAAGTCAAAGGTAAAATCAAGAAAATATTCATTGAACCCGGGGATACTGTAGAAGCCGATGCCCCCCTGATCGAACTGGAGTGA
- a CDS encoding acyl-CoA carboxylase subunit beta: protein MENILEKMERLRQEARMGGGQKRVDGQHARGKLTARERIDVLMDPGSFEELDMFVAHRCIDFGMADKKTSGDGVVTGHGTIFGRQVFVFSQDFTVFGGTLSETNAMKICKIMDMAMKMGAPVIGINDSGGARIQEGVASLAGYAEVFQRNVLASGVVPQISAILGPCAGGAVYSPAMTDFIMMVKDNSYMFVTGPDVVKTVTHEEVTFEELGGATTHFTRSGVADFAFDHEMALLRQLRRLLTFLPGNNREPTPVIPNSDDPERMEPSLDYLVPDDPNRPYDMHELIEKVVDNGDFMEVRAGYARNIIVGFARLEGQTVGIVANQPMVLAGCLDINSSVKAARFVRFCDCFNIPIITFVDVPGFLPGVQQELGGIIRHGAKLLYAYAEATVPKVTLITRKAYGGAYDVMSSKHLRGDFNYAWPNAEIAVMGAKGASEIIFRNEIRAAANPAEVLKQKTAEYANTFANPFVAAEKGFIDDIIMPRNTRTNIVRALRFLKNKRLENPWRKHGNIPL from the coding sequence ATGGAAAACATCCTCGAAAAAATGGAACGGCTGCGGCAAGAAGCCCGCATGGGTGGCGGCCAAAAAAGGGTGGATGGCCAACACGCACGCGGCAAACTGACCGCCCGGGAACGCATCGATGTCCTGATGGATCCAGGCAGTTTTGAAGAGCTGGACATGTTCGTGGCCCACCGCTGCATCGATTTTGGCATGGCCGACAAGAAAACCTCCGGCGACGGTGTCGTCACCGGCCATGGCACCATATTCGGTCGCCAGGTTTTCGTCTTCTCCCAGGATTTTACCGTCTTCGGTGGAACCCTGTCGGAAACCAATGCCATGAAAATATGCAAAATCATGGATATGGCCATGAAAATGGGGGCACCGGTCATCGGCATCAACGACTCCGGCGGTGCCCGCATCCAGGAAGGGGTGGCCTCCCTGGCCGGCTATGCCGAGGTGTTTCAACGCAACGTCCTGGCCTCCGGTGTGGTGCCCCAAATCTCAGCCATCCTCGGTCCCTGCGCCGGAGGTGCCGTCTACTCCCCGGCCATGACCGACTTCATCATGATGGTCAAAGACAACTCCTACATGTTCGTCACCGGCCCGGATGTGGTCAAAACCGTCACCCACGAAGAGGTGACCTTCGAAGAGCTGGGCGGGGCCACAACCCACTTCACCCGCTCGGGGGTGGCCGACTTTGCCTTCGACCATGAAATGGCCCTGTTGCGCCAACTGCGACGCCTGCTCACCTTCCTGCCCGGCAACAATCGCGAACCCACCCCGGTCATTCCCAACAGCGATGATCCGGAGCGCATGGAACCCTCCCTGGACTATCTGGTTCCGGATGATCCCAACCGCCCCTACGACATGCATGAATTGATCGAAAAGGTGGTGGACAACGGCGACTTCATGGAAGTCCGGGCCGGTTATGCCCGCAACATCATCGTCGGTTTTGCCCGCCTGGAAGGTCAGACGGTCGGCATCGTGGCCAATCAACCCATGGTCCTGGCCGGCTGTCTCGACATCAACTCGTCGGTCAAGGCTGCCCGTTTCGTCCGCTTCTGCGACTGTTTCAACATACCCATCATCACCTTCGTGGATGTCCCGGGCTTCCTGCCCGGCGTCCAGCAGGAACTGGGCGGCATCATCCGCCACGGTGCCAAACTCCTTTACGCCTATGCCGAAGCCACCGTACCCAAAGTCACCCTGATCACCCGCAAAGCCTACGGTGGTGCCTACGACGTGATGTCCTCCAAACATTTGCGGGGTGACTTCAACTACGCCTGGCCCAACGCCGAAATCGCCGTCATGGGGGCCAAGGGAGCCTCGGAAATCATCTTCCGCAACGAAATTCGCGCCGCCGCCAATCCGGCAGAAGTCCTCAAACAAAAAACCGCCGAATACGCCAACACCTTTGCCAACCCCTTTGTCGCGGCGGAAAAAGGGTTTATCGACGATATCATCATGCCCCGCAACACCCGCACCAATATCGTCCGTGCCCTGCGGTTTCTCAAAAACAAACGGCTGGAAAATCCCTGGAGAAAGCATGGCAACATTCCTCTCTGA
- the mce gene encoding methylmalonyl-CoA epimerase: MIGRVNHIAIAVPDLEKGVATYRDILGAKVSAPKDVPAHGVTVVFVHLPNTVVELLHPLGEKSPIAGFLEKNPGGGLHHVCYEVTDIKAAVDKLVASGARVLNKDPKIGAHGNPVVFLHPKDFNGVLVELEQPPQS, encoded by the coding sequence ATGATCGGACGTGTCAATCATATCGCCATCGCCGTTCCCGACCTGGAAAAGGGTGTCGCCACCTATCGGGATATTCTGGGTGCCAAAGTGAGCGCCCCCAAGGATGTTCCGGCGCATGGGGTCACCGTAGTCTTTGTGCATCTGCCCAACACAGTGGTGGAGTTGTTGCATCCCCTGGGCGAAAAAAGCCCCATTGCCGGCTTCCTGGAAAAAAATCCGGGGGGGGGCCTGCACCATGTCTGCTATGAAGTAACGGACATCAAGGCCGCTGTGGACAAGCTCGTCGCCTCGGGTGCCCGGGTGCTGAACAAGGATCCCAAGATCGGTGCCCACGGCAACCCGGTCGTCTTCCTGCACCCCAAGGATTTCAATGGTGTGCTGGTCGAACTGGAACAACCCCCGCAATCATAG